A section of the Streptomyces sp. SCL15-4 genome encodes:
- the aceB gene encoding malate synthase A, with amino-acid sequence MSAPAPSPLAIVDAEPLPRQEEVLTDAALAFVAELHRRFTPRRDELLARRAERRAEIARTSTLDFLPETAAVRADDSWRVAPAPAALNDRRVEITGPTDRKMTINALNSGAKVWLADFEDASAPTWENVVLGQLNLIDAYTRAIDFTDERTGKSYALRPNEELATVVMRPRGWHLNERHLADADGTPVPGALVDFGLYFFHNARRLLDLGKGPYFYLPKTESHLEARLWNEVFVFAQDHLGIPQGTIRATVLIETITAAYEMEEILYELRDHASGLNAGRWDYLFSIVKNFRDGGARFVLPDRNAVTMTAPFMRAYTELLVRTCHKRGAHAIGGMAAFIPSRKDAEVNKVAFEKVRADKDREAKDGFDGSWVAHPDLVPIAMESFDKVLGDRPNQKDRLREDVRVEAADLIAIDSLDAKPTYEGLVNAVQVGIRYIEAWLRGLGAVAIFNLMEDAATAEISRSQIWQWINAGVEFGNGEKATPELARKVAAEELDAIREEIGEEAFAAGHWQEAHDLLLQVSLDEDYADFLTLPAYERLRG; translated from the coding sequence ATGTCCGCACCAGCGCCGTCCCCGCTGGCCATCGTCGACGCCGAGCCCCTGCCCCGGCAGGAGGAGGTCCTCACCGACGCGGCGCTCGCCTTCGTGGCGGAGCTGCACCGGCGGTTCACCCCGCGCCGTGACGAACTCCTCGCCCGCCGGGCCGAGCGCCGCGCCGAGATCGCCCGCACCTCCACGCTCGACTTCCTGCCGGAGACGGCCGCCGTCCGCGCGGACGACTCCTGGCGCGTCGCCCCGGCCCCGGCCGCGCTGAACGACCGGCGCGTCGAGATCACCGGGCCCACCGACCGGAAGATGACCATCAACGCGCTCAACTCGGGCGCGAAGGTCTGGCTCGCCGACTTCGAGGACGCCTCCGCGCCCACCTGGGAGAACGTCGTCCTCGGCCAGCTCAACCTGATCGACGCCTACACCCGCGCCATCGACTTCACCGACGAGCGCACCGGCAAGTCGTACGCCCTGCGGCCGAACGAGGAGCTGGCGACCGTCGTCATGCGCCCGCGCGGCTGGCACCTGAACGAACGGCACCTCGCCGACGCCGACGGCACGCCGGTGCCCGGCGCCCTCGTCGACTTCGGCCTGTACTTCTTCCACAACGCCCGGCGGCTGCTCGACCTCGGCAAGGGCCCGTACTTCTACCTGCCCAAGACCGAGTCGCACCTCGAAGCCCGGCTGTGGAACGAGGTGTTCGTCTTCGCCCAGGACCACCTCGGCATCCCGCAGGGCACCATCCGCGCCACCGTCCTGATCGAGACGATCACGGCGGCGTACGAGATGGAGGAGATCCTCTACGAACTCCGCGACCACGCCTCCGGGCTGAACGCCGGCCGCTGGGACTACCTGTTCTCCATCGTGAAGAACTTCCGTGACGGCGGCGCCAGGTTCGTCCTGCCGGACCGCAACGCGGTGACGATGACCGCCCCGTTCATGCGGGCCTACACCGAACTGCTGGTCCGCACCTGTCACAAGCGCGGCGCGCACGCCATCGGCGGCATGGCGGCCTTCATCCCGTCCCGCAAGGACGCGGAGGTCAACAAGGTCGCCTTCGAGAAGGTCCGCGCCGACAAGGACCGCGAGGCGAAGGACGGTTTCGACGGCTCCTGGGTCGCCCACCCCGACCTGGTGCCCATCGCGATGGAGTCCTTCGACAAGGTCCTCGGCGACCGGCCGAACCAGAAGGACCGGCTGCGCGAGGACGTCCGCGTCGAGGCGGCCGACCTCATCGCCATCGACTCGCTCGACGCCAAGCCGACGTACGAGGGCCTGGTCAACGCCGTCCAGGTCGGCATCCGTTACATCGAGGCCTGGCTGCGCGGGCTCGGCGCGGTCGCCATCTTCAACCTGATGGAGGACGCGGCCACCGCCGAGATCTCCCGCTCGCAGATCTGGCAGTGGATCAACGCCGGGGTCGAGTTCGGCAACGGCGAGAAGGCCACTCCCGAGCTGGCCCGCAAGGTCGCCGCCGAGGAACTCGACGCCATCCGCGAGGAGATCGGCGAGGAGGCCTTCGCGGCCGGCCACTGGCAGGAGGCCCACGACCTGCTGCTCCAGGTGTCCCTGGACGAGGACTACGCCGACTTCCTCACCCTGCCGGCGTACGAGCGGCTGCGCGGCTGA
- a CDS encoding nucleotidyltransferase family protein, with protein sequence MTDNREFHGEIAGLLLAAGGGRRLGGRPKALLTHRGRPLVEHAVGVLRAAGCGRVHVVLGAAADEVRARAALDGCVLVDNPDWAEGMGSSLRAGLASLAGTGARAALACLVDQPGIGPAAAARVLGAYRDERSLVSAAYDGVRGHPVLFGAAHWAGIAETATGDRGARAYLRAHLAEIRLVECADVAEPYDIDTEADLSHLE encoded by the coding sequence ATGACGGACAACCGGGAATTTCACGGGGAGATCGCGGGGCTGCTGCTCGCCGCCGGCGGCGGCAGGCGGCTCGGCGGACGCCCCAAGGCACTGCTGACGCACCGGGGACGGCCCCTGGTCGAACACGCGGTGGGGGTGCTGCGCGCGGCCGGGTGCGGGCGGGTCCATGTGGTGCTGGGCGCGGCGGCGGACGAGGTGCGGGCCCGCGCCGCGCTGGACGGCTGCGTACTGGTGGACAACCCGGACTGGGCCGAGGGCATGGGCTCCTCGCTGCGCGCGGGACTGGCCTCGCTGGCCGGCACGGGGGCGCGGGCGGCCCTGGCCTGCCTGGTCGACCAGCCCGGCATCGGACCGGCCGCGGCGGCCCGGGTGCTGGGCGCGTACCGGGACGAGCGGTCGCTGGTCTCGGCCGCCTACGACGGGGTACGCGGGCATCCGGTGCTGTTCGGCGCGGCCCACTGGGCGGGCATCGCCGAGACGGCCACCGGCGACCGGGGGGCGCGGGCGTATCTCCGGGCGCACCTGGCGGAGATACGGCTGGTGGAGTGCGCGGACGTGGCCGAGCCGTACGACATCGACACCGAGGCGGACCTGAGCCACCTTGAGTGA